The following proteins are encoded in a genomic region of Cydia fagiglandana chromosome 26, ilCydFagi1.1, whole genome shotgun sequence:
- the LOC134677328 gene encoding zinc finger protein 22-like, giving the protein MAVSFSSTCRERYRLIAHRRLHSTRPQHACTACGKRFSTASNRTRHMASHTGLKPYKCEMCGKCFKHASEKRAHITYVHLKKPWPKRARGKRRDTKPSVPAPPQQEMALTQPVWCENKMAADKMYML; this is encoded by the exons ATGGCGGTAAGTTTTAGCTCGACTTGTAGAGAGAGATACCGACTGATCGCTCATCGAAGATTACACTCTACACGCCCGCAGCACGCTTGCACGGCTTGCGGCAAGCGGTTCTCTACAGCCAGCAACCGGACCAGACATATGGCG AGTCACACCGGCCTAAAACCATATAAGTGCGAAATGTGTGGAAAGTGTTTCAAGCACGCGAGCGAGAAGCGTGCACACATCACGTACGTGCACCTCAAGAAACCGTGGCCCAAGCGTGCTCGGGGCAAGCGCCGGGACACCAAACCATCGGTA CCTGCCCCACCACAGCAAGAGATGGCGCTGACGCAGCCAGTGTGGTGtgaaaacaaaatggccgccgACAAGATGTACATGCTGTAA